A single genomic interval of halophilic archaeon DL31 harbors:
- a CDS encoding NUDIX hydrolase (PFAM: NUDIX hydrolase domain~KEGG: hvo:HVO_1051 Mut/NUDIX family protein): METTRHFTATVYVINDGAAALHRHPKLGIRIPPGGHVDRDELPHEAGLRETREEIGLEPTLLDGTESIGAPNGETLPRPREQLLYTIDSHDGNIYHQHIDHVYFATVSSREISPGPDEAGVDVWGWYTPEDLRESDIDDDTVTLALRAIEAAEETE; the protein is encoded by the coding sequence ATGGAAACCACTCGCCACTTTACCGCCACAGTCTACGTCATCAACGACGGCGCCGCCGCGCTGCATCGTCACCCGAAACTCGGTATCCGCATTCCACCGGGCGGCCATGTCGACCGCGACGAACTCCCGCACGAGGCAGGGTTGCGCGAGACTCGCGAAGAAATCGGCCTCGAACCCACCCTCCTCGACGGGACAGAATCTATCGGCGCGCCGAACGGCGAGACCCTCCCGCGTCCCCGCGAGCAGCTGCTCTACACCATCGACAGCCACGACGGGAACATCTACCACCAGCACATCGACCACGTCTACTTCGCGACGGTTTCCTCCCGAGAGATTTCGCCGGGGCCAGACGAGGCGGGTGTCGACGTCTGGGGCTGGTACACTCCCGAGGACCTGCGCGAGAGCGATATCGACGATGATACCGTGACGCTCGCGCTCAGAGCCATCGAGGCGGCCGAAGAAACCGAGTAA
- a CDS encoding asparagine synthase (PFAM: Asparagine synthase~KEGG: hbo:Hbor_22320 asparagine synthase (glutamine-hydrolyzing)) yields the protein MQFPTAEGEQLRGAALETVRQALETGEPLSGTAGFAGAIDEMLVRDVLGREPLYVEAVTNSPEWAFSPELLDNPELVSAGSVVHDDGTTEQQWALPDPEPTTDHQDAIATVRDAVLTSVREPDSEGLAIAFSGGVDSAVVAAGVPDAPCYVAGFEGCHDVEAAREAADLLDRDLRVVAFDHEDIVRAVPEIVRATGRSNPMDVQIALPLYFTAEQAAADGFDRLAVGQGADELFGGYRKVVNPGEDHRVEADTVRGATREVVSTLPEQLPRDVLTLRAAGAEPVAPLLHDRVVDAALRLPPELLATEDGRKIGLRHAVEGVVPDPVRRAEKKAVQYGTYAARELDRLARQAGFKKRMDDHVGQYIDQLVAES from the coding sequence ATGCAGTTCCCGACTGCTGAGGGCGAACAGCTCCGTGGGGCTGCTCTCGAAACTGTCCGTCAGGCGCTCGAGACTGGCGAACCACTTTCGGGGACCGCCGGCTTCGCTGGCGCTATCGACGAGATGCTCGTCCGGGACGTACTCGGACGAGAGCCGCTGTACGTTGAGGCGGTGACCAACTCTCCAGAGTGGGCATTCAGCCCAGAGCTGCTGGATAACCCCGAACTCGTTTCCGCCGGGAGCGTCGTTCACGACGATGGGACGACTGAGCAACAGTGGGCGCTTCCAGACCCAGAACCGACCACAGACCACCAGGACGCTATCGCGACCGTCCGAGACGCCGTGCTGACGAGTGTCCGCGAACCCGACTCTGAGGGACTGGCCATCGCGTTTTCCGGCGGTGTCGACTCCGCCGTTGTCGCCGCTGGCGTCCCCGACGCCCCCTGCTACGTCGCGGGCTTCGAAGGCTGTCACGACGTGGAGGCGGCTCGCGAGGCCGCCGACCTGCTGGACCGCGACCTGCGTGTCGTCGCTTTCGACCACGAGGATATTGTGCGCGCGGTTCCGGAGATTGTTCGCGCGACAGGTCGTTCGAACCCGATGGACGTCCAGATCGCGCTCCCGCTCTACTTCACCGCCGAGCAGGCGGCCGCCGACGGCTTCGACCGGCTCGCGGTCGGGCAGGGTGCGGACGAACTGTTCGGCGGCTACCGGAAGGTGGTGAACCCCGGGGAAGACCACCGCGTCGAGGCCGACACAGTCCGTGGGGCGACCCGCGAGGTGGTTTCAACGCTGCCCGAACAGCTCCCCCGCGACGTGCTGACGCTCCGTGCTGCGGGGGCCGAGCCGGTCGCCCCGCTGCTACACGATCGGGTGGTCGATGCCGCGCTCCGGCTTCCACCTGAGCTACTGGCGACCGAGGACGGTCGAAAAATCGGGCTCCGGCACGCTGTTGAGGGCGTGGTGCCGGACCCAGTCAGACGGGCCGAGAAGAAAGCCGTCCAGTATGGGACCTACGCCGCCAGAGAACTCGACCGGCTGGCCCGACAAGCGGGCTTCAAAAAGCGGATGGACGACCACGTGGGTCAGTATATCGACCAGTTGGTCGCGGAGTCATAG
- a CDS encoding PHP domain protein (KEGG: hla:Hlac_0612 PHP domain protein~PFAM: PHP, C-terminal~SMART: Polymerase/histidinol phosphatase, N-terminal) produces the protein MLSVELHCHSALSHDGRDSVELLVEQAAAVGLDAIAVTDHDEIAASIDAAAIAEEHGLVGIVAMEITSAAGHVLALGIDKAVPPGLSYDETLERIHDQGGIAIVPHPFQSSRHGVAAHITDEQLASADAIEVYNSRLLTGRANRQAERFATAHGVPKTAGSDAHISEMVGQAVTEVGADERTVDAVLDAICAGRTSVVGQKTPWRISFRQAAGGAKRRVQRRFREFL, from the coding sequence GTGCTTTCGGTCGAGCTACACTGTCACTCGGCGCTCTCCCACGACGGCCGTGATTCGGTCGAGTTGCTCGTGGAGCAAGCCGCCGCAGTCGGGCTCGACGCGATCGCTGTCACGGACCACGACGAAATCGCCGCCAGTATCGACGCGGCGGCTATCGCCGAGGAGCACGGACTGGTCGGCATCGTCGCGATGGAAATCACCTCCGCGGCGGGCCACGTGCTCGCGCTGGGCATCGACAAAGCGGTGCCACCCGGTCTTTCCTACGACGAAACGCTCGAGCGTATCCACGACCAGGGCGGTATCGCCATCGTTCCGCATCCCTTCCAGAGCTCCCGCCACGGCGTCGCCGCCCACATCACCGACGAACAGTTGGCCAGCGCCGATGCCATCGAAGTGTACAACTCCCGGCTGCTGACTGGGCGCGCGAATCGTCAGGCCGAGCGGTTCGCCACTGCTCACGGCGTCCCAAAGACCGCCGGGAGCGACGCCCACATCTCCGAGATGGTCGGGCAAGCAGTCACCGAAGTGGGAGCAGACGAACGAACTGTCGACGCTGTCCTCGATGCAATCTGTGCGGGACGGACGAGTGTCGTCGGCCAGAAGACGCCGTGGCGCATCTCCTTCCGCCAGGCCGCCGGTGGCGCCAAACGCCGCGTCCAACGGCGGTTCCGGGAGTTCCTCTGA
- a CDS encoding Phosphoribosylformylglycinamidine synthase 2 (PFAM: AIR synthase related protein, C-terminal; AIR synthase related protein~TIGRFAM: Phosphoribosylformylglycinamidine synthase II~HAMAP: Phosphoribosylformylglycinamidine synthase 2~KEGG: hbo:Hbor_22290 phosphoribosylformylglycinamidine synthase subunit II), which yields MPLADADHERVVAELGREPTQAEDHLFENLWSEHCAYRSSRMLLSAFESEGEQVEIGPGDDAAVVRIPGTDTLLTFGIESHNHPSFVDPYDGAATGVGGIVRDTLSMGAFPIALADSLYFGGFDREHSRYLLDGVVEGIADYGNAIGVPTVAGSVAFHDGYEGNPLVNVACVGKTTQERLVTAEAQEAGNSLVLLGNATGRDGLGGASFASEDLGEDAETEDRPAVQVGDPYSEKLLIECNEALVDEGLLESARDLGAAGLGGASSELVAKGGFGADIDLATVHQREPNMNAMEILLAESQERMCYEVEPENVERVTEIADRFDLGCSDIGEVTEGNYVCRFEGETVVDTPAAFLADGAPLNDLGREPAPAPETDLPDYDLTAAFEAVVADPTAASKEWVYRQYDHEVGLRTATPPGDDAAILNLHETDAAIALSSGANPYWTACDPAAGARAVAIENATNLAAKGATPLAAVDCLNGGNPENPETYDGFAAAVDGLAAACADLETPVVGGNVSLYNDSESGPIAPTPTLAMLGTREPGTTPPATAVGTGDLVLVEPAASEAGSANGSADPDALGGSLLLSQFGGSDQFPGLPADPGALVTALVAVADLESTLATHDVSDGGLAVSLAELVTTTAGVDASVDSSAALFSEAPGRVVVETTDVEAVREAVGAAATVSTLGTATNNGELSLTVGEETLTAGVEHVDDLRSAWASTID from the coding sequence ATGCCTCTCGCGGATGCCGACCACGAACGCGTCGTCGCGGAGCTCGGTCGCGAGCCGACGCAAGCGGAGGACCACCTGTTCGAGAACCTCTGGAGCGAGCACTGTGCCTACCGCTCCTCGCGGATGCTGCTCTCCGCGTTCGAGAGCGAGGGCGAGCAGGTCGAAATCGGCCCCGGCGACGACGCCGCAGTCGTGCGTATCCCGGGAACTGACACGCTGCTCACCTTCGGTATCGAGAGCCACAACCACCCGAGCTTCGTCGACCCGTACGACGGCGCCGCCACGGGCGTCGGCGGCATCGTCCGCGACACGCTCTCGATGGGTGCGTTCCCCATCGCGCTCGCGGACTCGCTCTACTTCGGGGGTTTCGACCGGGAACACTCTCGCTACCTCCTCGACGGCGTCGTTGAGGGAATCGCGGACTACGGCAACGCCATCGGCGTCCCAACCGTCGCCGGCAGCGTCGCCTTCCACGACGGCTACGAGGGAAACCCCCTCGTTAACGTCGCCTGTGTCGGGAAGACCACACAAGAGCGGCTGGTGACCGCAGAGGCCCAGGAAGCCGGTAACAGCCTCGTGTTGCTCGGAAACGCCACCGGCCGAGATGGACTCGGCGGCGCCTCGTTCGCCAGCGAGGACCTGGGTGAGGACGCCGAGACCGAAGACCGCCCCGCGGTGCAGGTGGGCGACCCGTACTCGGAGAAACTACTCATCGAATGCAACGAAGCCCTGGTCGACGAGGGCCTGCTCGAATCCGCCCGCGACCTCGGCGCTGCAGGACTGGGCGGTGCCTCCTCCGAACTCGTCGCGAAGGGCGGATTCGGCGCCGACATCGACCTCGCCACAGTCCACCAGCGCGAACCGAACATGAACGCGATGGAGATTCTCCTCGCGGAGTCTCAGGAACGGATGTGCTACGAGGTTGAGCCAGAGAACGTCGAGCGCGTCACGGAGATAGCCGACCGGTTTGACCTCGGCTGCTCAGACATCGGCGAGGTAACTGAAGGCAACTACGTCTGCCGGTTCGAGGGCGAAACTGTCGTTGACACCCCCGCAGCATTCCTTGCGGATGGTGCGCCGCTCAATGACCTCGGCCGAGAGCCCGCGCCAGCACCCGAAACCGACCTCCCCGACTACGACCTCACTGCGGCGTTCGAGGCCGTCGTCGCGGACCCCACCGCCGCGAGCAAGGAGTGGGTGTACCGTCAGTACGACCACGAAGTCGGTCTCAGGACTGCGACGCCGCCGGGCGACGACGCCGCGATACTGAACCTCCACGAGACCGACGCCGCCATCGCCCTCTCCTCGGGTGCGAACCCCTACTGGACGGCGTGCGACCCGGCGGCCGGCGCCCGCGCTGTCGCTATCGAGAACGCGACGAACCTCGCCGCGAAGGGAGCAACGCCGCTCGCGGCCGTGGACTGTCTCAACGGCGGCAACCCCGAGAACCCAGAGACCTACGACGGCTTTGCGGCCGCCGTGGATGGACTCGCTGCGGCCTGTGCCGACCTCGAGACGCCAGTCGTCGGCGGAAACGTCTCGCTCTACAACGATTCGGAGTCGGGCCCTATCGCTCCGACCCCGACGCTCGCGATGCTGGGAACACGCGAGCCGGGGACCACTCCGCCCGCAACAGCAGTCGGCACCGGCGACCTGGTGCTGGTCGAGCCCGCTGCCTCCGAGGCGGGGTCGGCCAACGGGTCGGCCGACCCCGACGCGCTCGGCGGCTCGCTCCTGCTCTCGCAGTTCGGTGGCAGCGACCAGTTCCCCGGGCTCCCGGCCGACCCCGGCGCGCTCGTCACGGCGCTCGTCGCTGTCGCCGACCTTGAGTCGACGCTCGCGACCCACGACGTGAGCGACGGCGGACTCGCAGTTTCGCTCGCGGAACTGGTGACGACCACCGCGGGCGTCGACGCCAGCGTTGACTCCTCTGCGGCGCTATTCAGCGAGGCACCAGGCCGGGTCGTGGTGGAGACGACCGATGTGGAGGCGGTGCGTGAGGCGGTCGGCGCCGCCGCGACGGTTTCGACCCTCGGGACGGCCACGAACAACGGCGAGCTCTCGCTGACAGTTGGCGAGGAGACCCTCACCGCCGGTGTGGAGCACGTGGACGACCTACGTTCGGCCTGGGCGTCCACGATCGATTAG
- a CDS encoding hypothetical protein (KEGG: hvo:HVO_1046 hypothetical protein) — translation MADHDDHGDHDDHGESEGRITSPMQEFGTGQVGIGLVVLLVGLVVTFGLAFGFVGI, via the coding sequence ATGGCTGACCACGACGACCACGGGGACCACGACGACCACGGAGAGAGCGAGGGACGAATCACGTCACCGATGCAGGAGTTCGGCACGGGCCAGGTCGGCATCGGCCTCGTCGTGCTGCTCGTCGGCCTCGTGGTGACGTTCGGGCTGGCGTTCGGTTTCGTCGGCATCTGA
- a CDS encoding Adenosinetriphosphatase (PFAM: ATPase, AAA-type, core; ATPase, AAA-type, VAT, N-terminal; Cell division protein 48, CDC48, domain 2~KEGG: hvo:HVO_1327 cell division control protein 48~SMART: ATPase, AAA+ type, core) — MSEDELRLTVRAAEKRDAGRGIARLPESARGKLGLLSGDTVVVAGERETVAKLWPARGDLPDGVIRIDADSRANAGVKVGETVRVRAAELEPAARVRLRGPASLRDVDVPLDELERLATEDVRNRPLQAGDRLRLERLSGISFTVAETEPDGRVQVTEDTTVEVIIEGGEAESNAPRVGDTGGEAAAPHRTDAENEPNQGATTSESEPRAPATGVSYEDIGGLDEELELVRETVELPLSRPDLFARLGIDPPKGVLLHGPPGTGKTLIAKAVANEVDATFISISGPEVMSKYKGESEERIREVFQAAARDAPAIIFFDEIDSVAPKRESGGDVENRIVGQLLSLMDGLDTRGEVVVIGATNRVDELDPALRRGGRFDREIEIGVPDEKGRREVLSVHTRGMPLADDVDVDRLAARTHGFTGADLATLAKEAAMSALRKARRQPPAETVDDAESPPDDAAARFATADLTITRADFESALAAVEPSAMREYVAETPDVTFEDVGGLDDAKATLQRAVSWPLSYGPLFEAANTTPPTGVLLHGSPGTGKTLLARAIAGESGVNFLQVAGPELLDRYVGESEKAVRELFERARQAAPSIVFFDELDAIGGERGGGNDSGVGERVVSQLLTELDRVADNPGIVTLAATNRKGAIDPALLRPGRFESHVRVPAPDLDARREILEIHVADKPLADNVDLDALAAAMAGYSAAEVAAAVRQAMLLAIEAVVDRYEGETANEHANELLLTQDCFDRALDAIDSSG; from the coding sequence ATGAGTGAGGACGAACTCCGCCTGACAGTCAGGGCGGCCGAAAAACGTGATGCTGGTCGCGGCATCGCCCGGTTGCCAGAATCCGCACGTGGCAAACTGGGACTGCTTTCGGGCGACACCGTCGTGGTCGCGGGCGAACGCGAGACGGTCGCGAAGCTCTGGCCGGCCCGCGGGGACCTGCCGGACGGCGTCATCCGAATTGACGCTGACAGCCGAGCCAATGCCGGCGTGAAGGTGGGCGAGACGGTCCGGGTTCGGGCTGCGGAGCTCGAACCCGCGGCTCGCGTGCGACTTCGTGGTCCCGCCTCCCTCCGAGATGTCGACGTTCCACTGGACGAACTCGAACGACTCGCGACCGAGGACGTTCGGAACCGACCGCTGCAGGCCGGCGACCGCCTCCGGCTCGAACGACTCTCGGGTATCTCCTTCACCGTTGCTGAGACCGAGCCGGACGGACGGGTGCAGGTCACCGAGGACACGACCGTCGAAGTGATCATCGAGGGAGGAGAGGCGGAGTCGAACGCCCCGCGCGTCGGGGATACTGGTGGCGAGGCTGCAGCTCCACACAGAACCGATGCGGAGAACGAGCCGAATCAGGGAGCCACCACCTCAGAGTCCGAACCGCGGGCACCAGCGACCGGCGTCAGCTACGAGGATATCGGGGGGCTCGACGAGGAACTCGAACTGGTGCGTGAGACCGTCGAACTGCCGCTCTCCCGGCCGGACCTGTTCGCCCGGCTGGGTATCGACCCGCCGAAAGGGGTGTTACTCCACGGGCCGCCGGGGACGGGGAAGACACTCATCGCGAAAGCTGTCGCCAACGAGGTGGATGCGACGTTCATCTCCATCTCCGGCCCGGAGGTGATGAGCAAGTACAAAGGCGAGAGTGAGGAGCGCATCCGCGAGGTGTTCCAAGCGGCGGCCCGCGACGCCCCGGCAATCATCTTCTTCGACGAAATCGACTCCGTCGCGCCAAAGCGCGAGAGTGGTGGCGACGTTGAGAACCGCATCGTCGGCCAGCTTCTCTCGCTAATGGACGGTCTCGACACCCGGGGCGAGGTTGTCGTCATCGGTGCCACCAACCGTGTCGACGAACTCGACCCCGCACTCAGGCGTGGCGGCCGCTTCGACCGTGAGATCGAGATCGGCGTCCCCGACGAGAAGGGCCGCCGTGAGGTGCTGTCGGTCCACACTCGGGGGATGCCGCTGGCGGATGATGTCGACGTGGACCGGCTCGCGGCCCGCACCCACGGGTTCACTGGTGCGGACCTCGCAACCCTGGCGAAAGAGGCCGCGATGTCGGCGCTTCGGAAGGCACGAAGACAGCCGCCGGCGGAGACTGTGGACGACGCTGAATCACCGCCTGATGACGCCGCGGCTCGGTTCGCAACAGCGGACCTGACCATCACCAGGGCAGATTTCGAGTCGGCGCTTGCGGCCGTCGAACCCAGCGCGATGCGGGAGTACGTCGCCGAGACGCCAGACGTGACCTTCGAGGACGTTGGCGGACTCGACGACGCCAAAGCGACCCTCCAGCGAGCGGTGAGTTGGCCGCTCAGCTACGGGCCGCTGTTCGAGGCTGCCAACACAACCCCACCGACTGGCGTGTTGCTCCACGGCTCGCCCGGAACCGGGAAGACGCTGCTGGCCCGGGCCATCGCCGGCGAGAGCGGTGTCAACTTCCTGCAGGTCGCCGGCCCGGAACTGCTGGATCGCTACGTCGGCGAGAGCGAGAAAGCGGTCCGGGAGCTGTTTGAACGCGCCAGACAGGCCGCACCGTCCATCGTCTTCTTCGACGAACTTGACGCCATCGGGGGCGAACGCGGCGGTGGCAACGACTCAGGCGTCGGTGAACGGGTGGTCTCGCAGCTCCTGACCGAACTCGACAGGGTGGCCGACAACCCTGGCATCGTCACCCTCGCCGCAACCAACCGCAAGGGCGCTATCGACCCCGCGCTCCTGCGGCCGGGCCGGTTCGAATCACACGTCCGCGTCCCGGCGCCCGATTTGGACGCGAGGCGTGAGATTCTCGAAATCCATGTCGCCGACAAGCCGCTGGCCGACAACGTCGACCTCGACGCGCTTGCGGCGGCGATGGCTGGCTACTCCGCCGCGGAAGTCGCCGCGGCCGTTCGGCAGGCGATGCTGCTGGCTATCGAGGCGGTGGTGGACCGCTACGAAGGCGAGACGGCCAACGAGCACGCCAATGAACTGCTGCTCACACAGGACTGTTTCGACCGGGCACTCGACGCAATCGACAGCTCGGGCTGA